In Prunus dulcis chromosome 1, ALMONDv2, whole genome shotgun sequence, the following are encoded in one genomic region:
- the LOC117631197 gene encoding protein OSB1, mitochondrial-like isoform X2 — translation MKALHLLTQFRKPSPSLLFSQRLALLSSSSAANPRVSNSFSDDDREGSRVYRRALKFQRPTTITWRRREESLGNSDSFIGTVWHPWQENLGNSTSFIGTVWHPWQENLGNSASFIGTVWHPWQENLGNSASFIGTVIRPLRVVNNNDRGPFGVHTVLCVKNSPQSDSNFRILLMMWGEMAELSFKHLKQNDFIYVSGCLGSYTKADQNGDSRLHHQLVVQELNYVAQHGQGSSSKTYEEPQSDGEKYKDRLHLWQVFFANPYEWWDNREDKLNPRQPDFKHKDTGEALWLSPGDPPWIKRQLELLDTRMAEQGHGQKHFRVSKWEYDE, via the exons ATGAAGGCGCTTCATCTTCTAACCCAGTTTAGGAAGCCAAGTCCCTCGCTATTGTTCTCGCAAAGGCTCGCCCTTTTATCTTCATCTTCAGCCGCTAACCCTAGGgtttcaaattccttttccGACGACGACCGAGAAGGCAGCCGCGTTTATCGGCGCGCACTCAAGTTCCAGCGTCCAACGACAATAACATGGCGTCGTCGGGAAGAGAGTCTGGGCAACTCTGATAGCTTTATTGGCACTGTATGGCATCCTTGGCAAGAGAATCTGGGCAACTCTACTAGCTTTATCGGCACTGTATGGCATCCTTGGCAAGAGAATCTGGGCAACTCTGCTAGCTTTATCGGCACTGTATGGCATCCTTGGCAAGAGAATCTGGGCAACTCTGCTAGCTTTATCGGCACTGTGATTCGCCCCCTTCGGGTCGTAAACAACAACGACCGTGGTCCGTTTGGCGTTCACACTGTTCTTTGCGTCAAAAACTCCCCTCAATCTGACAGCAATTTTAG GATACTACTGATGATGTGGGGCGAGATGGCAGAATTGTCTTTCAAACATTTGAAACagaatgattttatttatgtctCAGGTTGTTTAGGTTCTTACACAAAGGCGGATCAGAATGGGGATTCCAGACTGCATCACCAG ttAGTAGTGCAGGAGTTGAATTATGTAGCACAACATGGACAAGGATCAAGCTCCAAAACTTATGAGGAACCACAATCTGATGGAG AGAAGTATAAGGATCGCCTTCACTTGTGGCAAGTGTTTTTTGCCAATCCGTATGAATGGTGGGATAACAGGGAAGACAAGTTGAATCCAAGGCAACCAGATTTTAAGCACAAGGATACTGGTGAAGCTCTCTGGCTGTCGCCAGGTGATCCTCCATGGATTAAAAGACAACTCGAATTGCTTGACACGAGAATGGCAGAACAAGGGCACGGCCAAAAACATTTCCGTGTCTCCAAGTGGGAGTATGATGAGTAG
- the LOC117631197 gene encoding protein OSB1, mitochondrial-like isoform X1, whose translation MKALHLLTQFRKPSPSLLFSQRLALLSSSSAANPRVSNSFSDDDREGSRVYRRALKFQRPTTITWRRREESLGNSDSFIGTVWHPWQENLGNSTSFIGTVWHPWQENLGNSASFIGTVWHPWQENLGNSASFIGTVIRPLRVVNNNDRGPFGVHTVLCVKNSPQSDSNFRILLMMWGEMAELSFKHLKQNDFIYVSGCLGSYTKADQNGDSRLHHQLVVQELNYVAQHGQGSSSKTYEEPQSDGGGAVSEKYKDRLHLWQVFFANPYEWWDNREDKLNPRQPDFKHKDTGEALWLSPGDPPWIKRQLELLDTRMAEQGHGQKHFRVSKWEYDE comes from the exons ATGAAGGCGCTTCATCTTCTAACCCAGTTTAGGAAGCCAAGTCCCTCGCTATTGTTCTCGCAAAGGCTCGCCCTTTTATCTTCATCTTCAGCCGCTAACCCTAGGgtttcaaattccttttccGACGACGACCGAGAAGGCAGCCGCGTTTATCGGCGCGCACTCAAGTTCCAGCGTCCAACGACAATAACATGGCGTCGTCGGGAAGAGAGTCTGGGCAACTCTGATAGCTTTATTGGCACTGTATGGCATCCTTGGCAAGAGAATCTGGGCAACTCTACTAGCTTTATCGGCACTGTATGGCATCCTTGGCAAGAGAATCTGGGCAACTCTGCTAGCTTTATCGGCACTGTATGGCATCCTTGGCAAGAGAATCTGGGCAACTCTGCTAGCTTTATCGGCACTGTGATTCGCCCCCTTCGGGTCGTAAACAACAACGACCGTGGTCCGTTTGGCGTTCACACTGTTCTTTGCGTCAAAAACTCCCCTCAATCTGACAGCAATTTTAG GATACTACTGATGATGTGGGGCGAGATGGCAGAATTGTCTTTCAAACATTTGAAACagaatgattttatttatgtctCAGGTTGTTTAGGTTCTTACACAAAGGCGGATCAGAATGGGGATTCCAGACTGCATCACCAG ttAGTAGTGCAGGAGTTGAATTATGTAGCACAACATGGACAAGGATCAAGCTCCAAAACTTATGAGGAACCACAATCTGATGGAG GTGGAGCTGTTTCAGAGAAGTATAAGGATCGCCTTCACTTGTGGCAAGTGTTTTTTGCCAATCCGTATGAATGGTGGGATAACAGGGAAGACAAGTTGAATCCAAGGCAACCAGATTTTAAGCACAAGGATACTGGTGAAGCTCTCTGGCTGTCGCCAGGTGATCCTCCATGGATTAAAAGACAACTCGAATTGCTTGACACGAGAATGGCAGAACAAGGGCACGGCCAAAAACATTTCCGTGTCTCCAAGTGGGAGTATGATGAGTAG
- the LOC117631189 gene encoding probable disease resistance protein At4g33300, protein MAVTDFFAGEIATELLKTLLSISRKSCLSKGTAESLIASINVLLPIIQEIKYSGVELPAARQFQLDRFSEVLKQGLELANKVLASPRWNVYKNLLLARKMEKLENTVSKFMQGPLQAHILADVHQMRIETAQRFDRFEGNQRLEQRLGALKIGTCSGGGGGGGWMEESVRRVEEEGKMKWEISNSLVLGLGLGMKKVKEMIFGREDLRVVGICGIGGSGKTTLARELCKDDQVRSYFQERILFLTVSQSPNVEHLKAKIVGFIMGNQILSPTSVLPQWNLQYEWLNVTKTLVVLDDVWSLAELEPLLFKIPGCKILVVSRFKFPKVIDATYDVELLKEDEALSLFCHSAFGQKSVPPAADKNLVKQIVNECKRLPLALKVIGASLRDQPEWYWANARSRLSRGEAICESHENNLLQRMAISVNCLPRKVKECFLDLGAFPEDKKIPLDLLTNMWVETHGIDEEGALAILAELSDKNLLTLVKDARDGDIYSSCYDISVTQHDVLRDLALHLSDDDCVNNRSRLLMARREEELPREWDRYSDQPFNARIVSIHTGEMKEMDWFQMEFPKCEVLILNFASNEYLLPPFIANMPKLRALIIMNYSTSNATLHGFSVLSILPKLRTLWLEKVSVPQLSTTPLKNLRKFSIILCKISNSLDQSAFPLLMEVTIDHCDDLFMLPSCICEMHLLKNLSITNCHSLYQLPTDLDKLKSLQILRLYACPALQTLPAGICELLCLKYLDISQCVNLRCLPIGIGKLANLEKIDMRECSQIRNLPKSATTLHSLRRVVCDEEMSGLWRDAEKALPDLLVQAAEKHFDLDWLDE, encoded by the exons ATGGCAGTGACAGATTTCTTCGCCGGAGAGATCGCGACCGAGCTTCTGAAGACCCTCTTATCCATCTCCAGAAAGTCATGTCTCAGCAAAGGAACTGCAGAGAGCCTCATAGCCTCCATCAATGTCCTCCTCCCCATAATTCAAGAGATCAAATACTCTGGCGTGGAGCTACCAGCCGCACGCCAGTTCCAGCTCGACCGCTTCTCCGAAGTTCTGAAACAGGGCCTCGAGCTGGCCAACAAGGTCCTCGCCTCCCCACGCTGGAACGTCTACAAGAACCTCCTCTTGGCCCGGAAGATGGAGAAGCTTGAGAATACGGTGTCCAAATTCATGCAGGGCCCATTGCAGGCCCATATATTGGCTGACGTGCACCAAATGAGGATTGAAACTGCTCAGCGGTTCGACCGGTTTGAAGGGAACCAGCGGCTGGAGCAACGGCTTGGGGCTTTAAAAATTGGAACTTGTagtggtggtggcggcggcGGTGGGTGGATGGAAGAGTCTGTGAGGAgggtggaggaggaggggaaGATGAAGTGGGAGATCAGCAATTCATTGGTTTTGGGATTGGGTTTGGGGATGAAGAAGGTGAAGGAGATGATTTTTGGGAGAGAGGATTTGAGGGTTGTTGGGATTTGTGGGATTGGAGGCTCTGGAAAAACCACTCTTGCTAGAGAgctttgcaaggatgatcaaGTTAGAT CTTACTTCCAGGAAAGAATTTTGTTCCTGACGGTGTCACAGTCTCCAAATGTGGAGCATCTGAAAGCGAAGATTGTGGGATTTATTATGGGGAACCAAATTTTGAGTCCTACTTCTGTGCTTCCTCAATGGAATCTGCAATATGAGTGGCTCAACGTAACAAAAACTCTGGTGGTTTTGGATGATGTGTGGTCACTCGCAGAGCTTGAGCCACTGCTCTTTAAAATTCCCGGTTGCAAGATACTTGTAGTCTCACGTTTCAAATTCCCAAAAGTTATAGATGCCACTTATGACGTGGAGTTGTTAAAGGAAGATGAAGCCCTCTCTCTGTTTTGCCACTCTGCTTTTGGCCAAAAGTCAGTTCCTCCTGCTGCTGATAAAAATTTGGTGAAGCAG ATTGTTAACGAGTGTAAGCGACTTCCTCTGGCCCTTAAAGTGATTGGAGCTTCATTAAGGGACCAGCCTGAATGGTATTGGGCAAATGCAAGGAGCAGGTTGTCACGAGGAGAAGCTATTTGTGAGTCCCATGAGAACAATCTACTTCAACGGATGGCAATAAGTGTGAACTGCTTACCCCGAAAAGTTAAGGAATGTTTCTTGGACTTGGGTGCCTTTCCAGAAGACAAGAAGATCCCTCTTGATCTGCTTACCAACATGTGGGTTGAAACACACGGTATTGATGAAGAAGGAGCCTTGGCTATTCTTGCCGAGCTTTCAGATAAGAATCTCCTTACCCTGGTGAAAGATGCAAG AGATGGAGATATATATAGCAGTTGCTATGACATCTCTGTTACACAGCATGATGTGCTGAGGGACCTTGCTCTTCATTTGAGCGATGATGACTGCGTAAATAATCGCAGTCGATTACTTATGGcaagaagagaggaagaacttccAAGAGAATGGGACAGGTATTCAGATCAGCCATTTAATGCCAGGATTGTATCAATTCATACAG GTGAAATGAAAGAGATGGACTGGTTCCAGATGGAGTTCCCTAAATGTGAAGTgctcattttgaattttgccTCCAACGAGTACCTTTTACCTCCCTTCATTGCCAACATGCCAAAGCTGAGGGCATTGATAATAATGAATTACAGTACATCAAATGCAACCCTCCATGGGTTTTCAGTGTTGTCAATTCTGCCCAAGTTGAGAACCCTCTGGCTTGAAAAAGTTTCCGTCCCACAATTATCCACCACCCCCCTGAAAAATTTGAGGAAATTTTCAATAATCCTATGCAAGATTAGTAACAGCCTTGATCAATCAGCCTTTCCTCTGCTAATGGAAGTCACAATCGATCATTGTGACGATTTATTCATGCTGCCTTCATGCATTTGTGAAATGCATTTGCTCAAGAACCTGAGCATAACCAACTGCCACAGCCTATACCAACTGCCAACTGATCTGGATAAGCTGAAATCTCTGCAAATCCTAAGGTTATATGCATGTCCGGCACTGCAGACGCTTCCTGCTGGCATTTGTGAGCTACTTTGTTTGAAATACCTAGACATTTCCCAATGTGTTAATTTGAGGTGCCTTCCCATAGGCATTGGTAAGTTAGCAAATTTGGAAAAGATTGACATGAGGGAGTGTTCACAGATCAGGAACCTaccaaaatctgctacaacaTTACATTCTCTGCGTCGTGTAGTATGCGATGAAGAGATGTCTGGGCTGTGGAGAGATGCAGAGAAGGCATTGCCGGACCTTCTTGTTCAGGCAGCAGAGAAACATTTCGATCTGGACTGGCTTGACGAGTGA
- the LOC117618085 gene encoding mitogen-activated protein kinase kinase kinase 5-like has translation MSSSSSFSLHKHSTTASSSAAASSCSVSVLKQDSGASCERDPGRLMRQRKLRYLSNLDLSFSSSSLTSPEHLSPLPLTESPLIRRSNSVHTDRNQIATTSATLNSNSSICQGALYNGGGFNYNMGLNALSRTTQANRIASHPLAPLRPDIVCGFPIHVATTSSINRSSICQRRMPEDLDCGYEGYNFSRSAPTSPSFSPRRSNAMDPFPTFGVSQEQYQDSYPSRLQPNNPHHSPSHISPPHSPTSRSLRFNQESSNGNAFALHHKSFTERAESSSQVTVNAHPLPLPPGAVEPPQPSIMHHNAELVSTSSMKAQWQKGKLIGRGTFGRVYHATNRDTGALCAMKEVDLIPDDPKFAECIKQLEQEIEVLRTLNHPNIVQYYGSEVIDDHFYMYLEYVYPGSINKYVQDHIIGAIAESVVRNFTRHILYGLAFLHSKKIVHRDIKGANLCVDTSGVVKIAGFGMAKRLNGQSNNLSLKGSPYWMAPEVIIQNNPDLGLAVDIWSLGCTIIEMLNGKPPWSDFTGPQAMFKVLDKIPDIPETLSAEGKDFLSRCFRRNPAERPSANQLLEHPFVLNSHYAHNFSLMNLDNLRSPRDQTKLENGRRGRNMKPVSG, from the exons AtgtcgtcttcttcttcattttctcttcacaaACACTCTACCACTGCCTCTTcttctgctgctgcttcttcttgCTCTGTTTCAGTTTTGAAACAGGACAGTGGGGCCAGCTGTGAGCGGGATCCGGGGAGGCTCATGCGGCAGAGGAAGCTCCGCTACCTCAGCAACCTGGACCTCAGCTTCTCTAGTTCCTCTCTCACTTCGCCTGAACATTTGTCCCCCTTGCCTCTTACTGAATCTCCTCTGATCCGCAGATCCAACTCTGTGCATACAGATAG AAACCAGATTGCCACAACCTCAGCAACCCTGAATTCTAATTCAAGCATTTGTCAAGGGGCATTATATAATGGTGGGGGTTTTAATTACAACATGGGCCTGAATGCTTTGTCTAGGACAACTCAAGCAAATCGAATCGCAAGTCATCCTCTTGCACCACTAAGACCAGACATTGTGTGTGGTTTTCCTATACATGTTGCCACCACTTCATCCATTAATCGTTCAAGCATTTGTCAGAGGAGAATGCCAGAAGATCTTGATTGTGGATATGAAGGTTACAACTTCAGTAGGAGTGCTCCAACAAGTCCTTCATTTAGCCCTAGAAGATCAAATGCCATGGATCCTTTTCCTACTTTTGGGGTTTCTCAAGAACAATATCAGGATTCCTATCCTTCAAGATTACAACCAAACAATCCTCATCATAGTCCCAGTCATATTTCTCCTCCTCACAGCCCCACATCTCGAAGTCTACGCTTCAACCAAGAAAGTTCAAATGGAAATGCATTTGCGTTGCATCATAAATCATTTACAGAAAGGGCTGAAAGTAGTAGTCAAGTGACAGTCAATGCTCATCCTTTGCCTTTGCCTCCTGGAGCAGTGGAACCACCACAGCCATCTATCATGCATCATAATGCAGAACTTGTATCCACATCATCAATGAAAGCTCAATGGCAGAAGGGAAAACTTATTGGACGCGGTACCTTTGGTAGGGTTTATCATGCAACCAACCG AGATACCGGGGCCTTGTGTGCAATGAAAGAAGTTGATCTCATTCCCGATGATCCTAAATTTGCTGAATGTATAAAGCAATTGGAGCAG GAAATTGAAGTCCTCCGTACACTGAATCATCCGAATATTGTGCAGTATTATGGTAGTGAAGTA ATTGATGATCACTTCTACATGTACTTGGAGTACGTTTATCCTGGATCAATCAATAAGTACGTCCAAGACCATATTATTGGAGCTATTGCAGAATCTGTAGTTCGCAATTTTACTCGCCATATCCTCTATGGGCTGGCCTTTTTGCACAGCAAGAAGATAGTTCACAG GGACATAAAGGGTGCAAATTTGTGCGTTGATACATCAGGAGTTGTTAAAATTGCTGGTTTTGGGATGGCAAAACGA CTTAACGGACAGTCAAACAATCTTTCTCTGAAGGGCAGTCCATACTGGATGGCTCCTGAG GTCATAATACAAAACAATCCAGATCTTGGTTTGGCTGTTGATATATGGAGTTTGGGTTGTACCATCATTGAGATGTTGAATGGAAAACCTCCTTGGAGTGACTTTACAGGA CCTCAAGCCATGTTCAAGGTTCTGGACAAAATCCCAGATATACCAGAAACATTATCTGCAGAAGGAAAGGACTTCCTCAGTCGGTGTTTTCGTAGGAACCCTGCAGAGAGACCATCAGCTAATCAGCTACTTGAGCATCCTTTTGTACTAAACTCACACTATGCCCACAATTTTTCTCTGATGAACCTG GATAACTTGCGTAGTCCTAGAGACCAAACTAAGCTAGAAAATGGTCGACGAGGGAGGAATATGAAACCTGTTAGCGGCTAA
- the LOC117614853 gene encoding mitogen-activated protein kinase kinase kinase 5-like — protein MPSSSFSLRRPSASTSASTSTSTSSVSSPSASSVSALKQDTGGSCEQSPRRLTRQKKLRHISDQDLCFPLSEKSRSSPTSPEYSTRKSTSPDRESKSNHWSSSAAAAPQPLPLPESPVIGRPGSVPKDGYFGHAFFRKKRNQVATTSAPQISNSINNQGAFSSAPQNCNSSNRQGPSSSAPLTNSSNCRRALSSQDVNNNGGGFNYNLGLNVFSRTAQANGVSSHPLSPQRSNFVEMDGFPVHVATTSSINSSSNYHRGKRQENESHNFSKSAPTSGFSSPAVSPRRSKAGDPFPTFGASQEQYPDTCPSRLSPNNIAHSPSHSPLPSPTSRSPRLNHKNSNGNVFGLHRKSFTEGFSERGESSSQANAHPLPLPPGAVVLPQPSSMHHNAELLSTSSMNGQWQKGKLIGRGTFGSVYLATNRETGALCAMKEVDLIPDDPKSAECIKQLEQEIKVLRALKHPNIVQYYGSEVIDDHFYIYLEYVHPGSINKYVQDHIGAMTESVVRNFTRHILSGLAFLHSKKTIHRDIKGANLLVDASGVVKLADFGMAKHLNGHSYNLSLKGSPYWIAPEVIKAVMQNNTDPDLALAVDIWSLGCTIVEMFNGKPPWSDFTGPQAMFKVLNTIPDIPETLSAEGKDFLSWCFRRNPAERPSANQLLEHPFVRNPHDQTVSHYAQNFSLMNLIDKLHSPTDRTKPKNGRC, from the exons atgccttcttcttccttttctcttcGCAGACCCTCTGCCTCTACCTCTGCCTCTACCTCTACCTCTACCTCCTCTGTTTCTTCTCCTTCTGCTTCCTCTGTTTCAGCTCTGAAACAGGACACTGGGGGCAGCTGTGAGCAGAGCCCCAGGCGGCTCACGCGGCAGAAGAAGCTCCGCCACATCAGTGATCAGGACCTGTGTTTCCCCCTCTCTGAAAAGTCTCGCTCCTCGCCCACTTCGCCTGAATATTCCACCCGAAAGTCAACGTCTCCGGATCGTGAGTCCAAGTCAAACCACTGGTCCTCTTCGGCTGCTGCTGCTCCACAACCCTTGCCTCTACCGGAATCTCCCGTGATCGGGAGACCGGGCTCTGTGCCCAAAGATGGGTACTTCGGCCATGCGTTCTTCAG gaaaaaaagaaatcaagttGCCACAACCTCAGCACCACAGATTTCTAATTCAATCAATAATCAAGGGGCATTCTCCTCAGCACCACAGAATTGTAATTCAAGCAATCGTCAAGGGCCATCCTCCTCTGCACCACTGACTAATTCAAGCAATTGTCGAAGGGCATTATCTTCCCAAGATGTAAATAATAATGGTGGGGGTTTTAATTACAACTTGGGACTGAATGTTTTTTCTAGGACAGCTCAGGCAAATGGTGTCTCAAGTCATCCTCTTAGCCCACAAAGATCTAACTTTGTGGAGATGGATGGTTTTCCTGTACATGTGGCCACCACTTCATCCATTAATTCTTCAAGCAATTATCATAGGGGAAAGagacaagaaaatgaaagtcACAACTTCAGCAAGAGTGCTCCAACAAGTGGGTTTTCCAGTCCTGCAGTTAGCCCTCGAAGATCAAAGGCGGGGGATCCTTTTCCTACGTTTGGGGCTTCTCAAGAACAATATCCGGATACCTGTCCTTCAAGGTTATCACCAAACAATATTGCTCATAGTCCCAGTCATTCTCCTCTTCCCAGTCCCACATCTCGAAGTCCACGCTTGAAccacaaaaattcaaatggaAATGTATTTGGGTTGCATCGTAAATCATTCACAGAGGGTTTTTCAGAGAGGGGTGAAAGTAGTAGTCAAGCCAATGCTCACCCTTTGCCTTTGCCTCCTGGAGCCGTGGTACTTCCACAGCCATCTAGCATGCATCACAATGCAGAACTTCTGTCCACATCATCAATGAATGGTCAATGGCAGAAGGGAAAACTTATTGGACGAGGTACCTTTGGTAGTGTTTATCTTGCAACCAACCG AGAGACCGGGGCCTTGTGTgcaatgaaggaagttgatcTCATTCCCGATGATCCTAAATCTGCTGAATGTATAAAGCAATTGGAGCAG GAAATTAAAGTCCTCCGTGCACTAAAGCATCCAAATATTGTGCAGTATTATGGTAGTGAGGTG ATTGATGATCACTTCTACATATACTTGGAGTATGTTCATCCTGGATCAATTAATAAGTACGTCCAAGACCATATTGGAGCTATGACAGAATCTGTAGTTCGCAATTTTACTCGCCATATCCTCTCTGGGTTGGCTTTTTTGcatagcaaaaagacaattcaCAG GGATATAAAGGGTGCAAATTTGCTTGTTGACGCATCAGGCGTTGTTAAACTTGCTGATTTTGGGATGGCAAAACAT CTTAACGGACACTCATACAATCTTTCTCTGAAGGGCAGTCCATACTGGATAGCTCCTGAG GTCATAAAGGCTGTGATGCAGAATAATACTGATCCTGATCTTGCTTTGGCTGTTGATATATGGAGCTTGGGTTGCACAATCGTTGAGATGTTCAATGGAAAACCTCCTTGGAGTGACTTTACAGGA CCTCAAGCTATGTTCAAGGTTCTGAACACAATCCCAGATATACCAGAAACATTATCTGCAGAGGGAAAGGACTTCCTCAGTTGGTGTTTCCGTAGGAACCCTGCCGAGAGACCATCAGCTAATCAGCTGCTAGAGCATCCTTTTGTACGAAATCCACATGATCAAACTGTCTCACACTATGCCCAGAATTTTTCTCTGATGAACCTAATC GATAAATTGCATAGTCCGACGGACCGTACTAAGCCAAAAAATGGGCGATGTTGA
- the LOC117631197 gene encoding protein OSB1, mitochondrial-like isoform X3 codes for MKALHLLTQFRKPSPSLLFSQRLALLSSSSAANPRVSNSFSDDDREGSRVYRRALKFQRPTTITWRRREESLGNSDSFIGTVWHPWQENLGNSTSFIGTVWHPWQENLGNSASFIGTVWHPWQENLGNSASFIGTVIRPLRVVNNNDRGPFGVHTVLCVKNSPQSDSNFRLFRFLHKGGSEWGFQTASPVVQELNYVAQHGQGSSSKTYEEPQSDGGGAVSEKYKDRLHLWQVFFANPYEWWDNREDKLNPRQPDFKHKDTGEALWLSPGDPPWIKRQLELLDTRMAEQGHGQKHFRVSKWEYDE; via the exons ATGAAGGCGCTTCATCTTCTAACCCAGTTTAGGAAGCCAAGTCCCTCGCTATTGTTCTCGCAAAGGCTCGCCCTTTTATCTTCATCTTCAGCCGCTAACCCTAGGgtttcaaattccttttccGACGACGACCGAGAAGGCAGCCGCGTTTATCGGCGCGCACTCAAGTTCCAGCGTCCAACGACAATAACATGGCGTCGTCGGGAAGAGAGTCTGGGCAACTCTGATAGCTTTATTGGCACTGTATGGCATCCTTGGCAAGAGAATCTGGGCAACTCTACTAGCTTTATCGGCACTGTATGGCATCCTTGGCAAGAGAATCTGGGCAACTCTGCTAGCTTTATCGGCACTGTATGGCATCCTTGGCAAGAGAATCTGGGCAACTCTGCTAGCTTTATCGGCACTGTGATTCGCCCCCTTCGGGTCGTAAACAACAACGACCGTGGTCCGTTTGGCGTTCACACTGTTCTTTGCGTCAAAAACTCCCCTCAATCTGACAGCAATTTTAG GTTGTTTAGGTTCTTACACAAAGGCGGATCAGAATGGGGATTCCAGACTGCATCACCAG TAGTGCAGGAGTTGAATTATGTAGCACAACATGGACAAGGATCAAGCTCCAAAACTTATGAGGAACCACAATCTGATGGAG GTGGAGCTGTTTCAGAGAAGTATAAGGATCGCCTTCACTTGTGGCAAGTGTTTTTTGCCAATCCGTATGAATGGTGGGATAACAGGGAAGACAAGTTGAATCCAAGGCAACCAGATTTTAAGCACAAGGATACTGGTGAAGCTCTCTGGCTGTCGCCAGGTGATCCTCCATGGATTAAAAGACAACTCGAATTGCTTGACACGAGAATGGCAGAACAAGGGCACGGCCAAAAACATTTCCGTGTCTCCAAGTGGGAGTATGATGAGTAG